The genomic segment ACAGCATGTACTGTTTTCAGTGAAGAAGATAatccatgttatttatttatgaatgaagTTGTGTATTGATACAttcctggatcacaaaaccaaaGCTGTCTTTGAGGCAATACCTTTTAAAAAGGTAAAACTTTGTAACTTATTTACCTCTAAAGGGCACATattggtaccttaaaggtacatactAGGACCATGTATATTAGAACTGAGCGTAGataagtggtagcctattttagaaACCTTTATCTATtttagaacatttaaaatatgtaaatagggacaattaataaatgataaataatttattgctattgtgtgaGCAATATATAATCatgcaatcaataaaaaaagtaactgtagtctgattatgagtattttattcatttatcaggataaaacaactaattaaaaatatacatatatcctCTAATTTCATTGTACAATATAAATGATTAGCTTTAACCACCTCCTGGTTTAATAGTGcaattacataatttattatttacttaaattaCGTTTGTCTATTCAAATCTTTCAATCACTAGTTAGTTTTTATAATAGTTGCTGCTTATAAAATTGCTCATAAATTATATTGATTCAAATTTACAGATCATTTAGGTCTGCAATATAATATGTGTGTTACAaggtttataatttaattaatgtagCCTAATGTGTAGCCTAATTTGGAAAATATTCCACTATTCACCTTTTAATTGAATAAACATTATACATACAaagataaaacagtaaaaattaaaataaaataaaaaaagacagaaaaacaaaaagttCCAGGGAGGGGACGAATTTCTAAACCAGAATCAGGGTATAAAATATCAAGCAGGTAGACATTGCAAAGCTGTAAAAGTCGTGATAGTAGGTACTCCAGCTGTCTACATATAGCCTTACTTCAGTCAACAGaatactgaaaacaaaaatagccAACCATTGAAACTATGACCGAAATGTTCTTTTCTTTCCTGCCACATTTATTACATAGCTACATCTAAGATTTGAAAAGCTACAATTCGATATAATAACCATATCATACATTGTTAATATTAATCAGTGTCATTGTTCTTGCAATTATTAACCAAATAGCTGCTGGAGCATGTGACGTGTTATTTTTCTCAGCGCTGTTGaggattgaccaatcagaattaacaattatttaacaaggatatatatatatatatatatattttttgccatttttgtggCAACTATGTTCGTAAGgacttttatacagtctatggtcaggACCCAATCTATGGTCAGTTTTTATAAAGTCTATGGTCAGGACTCAGAATCAATTGTCCAacatattagttatttaaaaaataccattCTGAGGTTTCTAAACACGTAAATGTAAAGTTGGCGCTTTAATAGGCTATATGCACACTCACTTCCGCATTCCAAGTCGGCCAGCCAGGTTACATCCGGCGTCGACGGCGCACATAGCGTCAATAACAACTATGGCATTTTTCACTCGGTCCCTTCAAGATGTCCCAAAGGTAACGGTCAACGACGTGAGTCGAATCATACAAAAGTTATGTCACACTTCGACAACCAAGAAAGAGAAGGGCTTCAAATTGTATGTGTCAAGCTACATCCACAATTTTGAAGGTAAGATCTGGACGTGTTCTGTGTTTACATGCCCATAGCATGCATGCTATCTAGTGCTAGCGCAGCAGGTGCAGCGTAGGCTATGTTTACTATTATGTGTCAATCACAGCCAATTTTCCTAACGCCTTTGTCAATGTCAGTTTCAAACAAGGATTCAAGCACAGGAGAGGTAACGATTAGGGCTGAGTGCTACAGATCTATGAGGAAAAGCCAAAAGCCTCACAGCTTAAGCGTAAGAGAAAGTTATACTGCAGGTTCAGCGCAGATTGGTTCATGGTTCATGGTTCATGAGACAGGTTACGTTTGGCAGATCAAAGTTTCTGTGAATCATTGCATCTAATAATGCTAAAGgttattttaaagacaaatttCATTTACCATACCATAAATAACACTGGTGTGTTGGAATATTTATCGATATTTAAATATGTACGCTAATCACTGGGATTCACAGAAACTGAGTTCCGTTTTGTCACTGCATTGACACACGTTCTGTGTCCACTGTTGGGGATGATGAGTAAagtgagataaataataatataaataatattgtggCTACAATTTTAGCTCATACAAATTGTTTAGTAGTTATTAATTGTTTTAGTAGTTAATAATTATATGTCGATGGttcaaatttgtttgttttgttaaacaTTCTCACTGTACTCATGTATTCTCTTTTTAAAAAACTGCACTTTAATTCTATTATAAcagatttgtgtattttcagATTGTGCTTGGGGATGCCCGTCCTGTGCAGCTACAAAGCTGCCAGTGTACCTGTGTggcaggtacagctgtgtgtaatCATGTGGCAGCACTGTTGTACCAGACTGCACATTATTGCCAGCTTAGCATCACCTCTGTTCCCCCAACACACAGCTGCACAGAGACTGAACAGAAGTGGCATAAGCCAAGATCCATGGTAACTAATGTTTTTAACAGGGTACTTTTCTACTTAATTTTCTATTTATGGATGTTTGTGTTTATTGAAAACCTTTTTTGTTCAAATGCAGGGTGTTAAACCTGGTCTTGTAAATGACATGGTGATTCTTTCAGCCAGACCCAAGGAACGAAAACTGATGGAAGGCATTAggttagtattatttttattatcattaaaggaacactccactgttttttcatattaaactatgttattCCCTTAACTAAGATGAGTTGATGCATACCTttctcgtctcagtgcgtgcacttaaTTGCTCTGGATAACTATAATGgataactataatgtatggcAGAATAGCACTTGGGAACACTACTATATTTGCACTTGGGAGCACTTTGACTCggcgcagtaatatcatcactcctaAAAGGATATTTCTGTGGATATTACTGCGCCGAGTCAAAGTGCTCTCAAGTGCAGATATAGTAGTAATGCATTTTCTGTAGTAATCAGTGAGACCTCAGATAAAGTAATAATCTCATCATATGATAcattgtatgtttaaataaataaagctttttttttgttattttgttcatTCAACTTATATGTAACTTACTTTATGGctcattttaaaaaatttaataaaaaaaaaaacattattttgttttttccatAGGAGCAACTTGTATAAGGGTGTCAGTTCAGCTCTGCCTGAACTTTCCACACTCAGGGTGGATGAAGTCTACCATGATGTTCCAAGTGATGTGGCTCCACTGATAACAACTATGGCTATGGACATTAATGTTCCTCTGGTTGACTCTGCATTTGGAAAAGTGCAAGAAGGAAGTGTGTTATCCTATCATATGCCAGCAAAAAGAGTTCCAAAAACCTGTCCCCACACAGATGCTCCTTCTCCCCCACAGCTGCCACTTCAGGGTTACAGGCTGGGACCCGCTACCTGCTCTTTTGTCTGCACTGAACATCAGCAGCACCACATGATGTCCCTGGAAACAACATTAGAGAACGCACACAAAATTGCCAACAGCACAAAAGAGCAGAGTTCCTGCATCGAGTGGCACCAACTGAGGCGGCCCCGCATCACCTCCTCCAAGTTCAGAGAGGTATGTCACACCAGGGCACAGAGCTCTGCTGAAAATCTTGCCAAAAGACTTCTGAGACCTAGCCATCAGACTGCCGACATGAGGAGGGGGCTTGACATGGAACCTGCAGCAGTAGAGGAGTACTGCAGAGTAAGGGAGGTTAACCACTATCCCTGCGGCTTTCTTATCCACCCTGATGCACCCTGGATGGGGTCATCACCTGATGGCATTGTGTACGATCCAAAGGGGCAGACAGTGTTTGGCCTTGTTGAAATTAAATGCCCCAATGTTGCAAGCTATGTTGACTGCCCATATATTAAGATCAGTGAGGGCACACACACATTAAGGAAATCTCATTCCTACTTTTGGCAAATCCAGGGCCAGATGTTGATTTCTGGTTTAGACTGGTGTGACTTTGTTGTCTACACACAGGAGGACATGTTTATTCAGAGGATTCCCAGAGACAATGAAATCACAAAAACAATGAAAgtaaaaattgattttttttatttttattgttacctCTTTGCTTCCCTAAATAATTAGATTCTGATTGCCTATCACACTTCTTTATAGAGTGCTGTTAATTTCTCTTTTCTCCATTTCTCTTACTGGCAGTAACTCTTATTAgttcaatccatttcaaaatatttgtacatatatattgattcaagtttttatattttttcttaattgtattaCTATGTTTCTTGTTGTATTAATACTAatctattattaaattacatgttaCATGTTCTTCCGattaatttttttgataattggttacctaaaaatagtattttataacTGTTGTTTGTAAATTGGGAGCcctaaataaatgttattcagtAAATAATTCACTGTGCATGAAAGTATTATTCTTATATTACAGATGGCTTAAAAGCATTGGTGAGGTAAAGTACATATAACATGCAAATAATTCAGTAGTTCTTTATTCAAAGAGTATGTGCAATGTACAGCAGTGCATAcataacattaattataaaattcAATTTATACAAAGTAATTTACAAAGGTACATTTAAAGAAAGTAGTTATACAAATGGTCATAggttattaatttttatttttttctactgctGCTACTCTGGCTTCTTTGCCCAAGCCTTTACAAGAGGCCCGTTTTCATAGTTCGTCAGAAGACATGCAACAGTATACAGCTGATTAATGTTGCCAAAAAGCCGAAGTGGAATCTCTGTGTCAAAGAACTTGTGTTCCTTAACACGCCGTATGAGGCGCTCAACATGCACCCTGAGGCGTGCAATTGCTTGGGTCTCCCTGACCTCACAGGCAGACATCTGGGATCTTCCAGAGAGAAATGCTGGCCTATAAATCTTGCAAGGTACAAGGTCATCAACCAGAAAACCTCGGTCGACCATGATGGCCATTCCAGGTCTCAAAAGGGAGAGAATTCCAGACTCACGCGTGATCTGTTTGTCACTGATGGAACCAGCGTACAGTTGAGAAATAAATGTGACCGCCCCATGAGGAGCCACTCCAAGCAGCCCTTTGAGAGTACAGTGGGACTTGTATGCTGAGAACATTTCACTTTGGAGAAGAGGTGATGAAGGGCACTGGCACCTTAGCTCTGTGCAGTCCAGGATGACTGTAGTGTCTGCATAGTCCTTAA from the Carassius auratus strain Wakin chromosome 49, ASM336829v1, whole genome shotgun sequence genome contains:
- the LOC113065992 gene encoding uncharacterized protein LOC113065992, coding for MCQATSTILKIVLGDARPVQLQSCQCTCVAGTAVCNHVAALLYQTAHYCQLSITSVPPTHSCTETEQKWHKPRSMGVKPGLVNDMVILSARPKERKLMEGIRSNLYKGVSSALPELSTLRVDEVYHDVPSDVAPLITTMAMDINVPLVDSAFGKVQEGSVLSYHMPAKRVPKTCPHTDAPSPPQLPLQGYRLGPATCSFVCTEHQQHHMMSLETTLENAHKIANSTKEQSSCIEWHQLRRPRITSSKFREVCHTRAQSSAENLAKRLLRPSHQTADMRRGLDMEPAAVEEYCRVREVNHYPCGFLIHPDAPWMGSSPDGIVYDPKGQTVFGLVEIKCPNVASYVDCPYIKISEGTHTLRKSHSYFWQIQGQMLISGLDWCDFVVYTQEDMFIQRIPRDNEITKTMKVKIDFFYFYCYLFASLNN